One Candidatus Neomarinimicrobiota bacterium DNA segment encodes these proteins:
- a CDS encoding PQQ-binding-like beta-propeller repeat protein has protein sequence MKNPIYIKDDSLVILGENLTLTALVTTNGKVKWSQNTNETLHSDYFLQSRNIVYGRTSHSLVGWNITTGTTNWNFAIPDSIGGYPFSGDAINQDTVYVALADYILQVSLDTGMEQMYPVRGGANTLQYRNGQLYYLNNWGEWKADGVYDIGTITCLASHTGDTLWSFMPEGVPPSYTAPILLDETTLYFGTVSLSGKTTDLFRTYALDADDGSLVWKTNKEVFTYHHILIGDTIYGNDGLGLYALDKHTGELLWQTDLEVGHGERPVAYLDGYLYHAKGGALHVVDAQTGEIVISRMLGPDKSSVRVASAGAGAVFVQTNQHLYCYEPYQPGEE, from the coding sequence ATGAAGAATCCAATTTATATAAAAGATGACAGCCTCGTGATCCTTGGCGAGAATTTGACGCTAACTGCATTGGTGACTACAAATGGTAAAGTTAAATGGTCTCAAAATACAAATGAAACTTTACATTCAGACTATTTCCTTCAATCAAGGAATATTGTGTATGGTCGTACTTCCCATAGTCTCGTTGGCTGGAATATTACTACAGGTACTACTAATTGGAATTTTGCCATCCCGGATAGTATTGGAGGATACCCATTCAGTGGAGATGCCATAAACCAAGACACGGTCTATGTAGCGTTGGCCGATTATATCTTACAAGTTTCTCTGGATACCGGAATGGAACAAATGTATCCCGTGCGAGGGGGCGCCAATACGCTTCAATACAGGAATGGCCAGTTATACTATCTGAATAATTGGGGGGAGTGGAAAGCAGATGGAGTGTATGATATCGGAACGATCACCTGTCTTGCATCCCACACCGGTGATACCCTCTGGTCATTTATGCCGGAGGGTGTGCCGCCCAGCTATACCGCTCCCATCCTGTTAGATGAGACCACGCTGTATTTTGGAACGGTGAGCTTAAGCGGCAAAACCACTGACCTCTTCCGCACCTATGCCCTGGATGCGGATGATGGGAGTTTGGTCTGGAAAACCAACAAAGAGGTCTTCACCTATCACCACATTCTGATTGGGGATACCATCTACGGCAATGACGGCCTCGGATTATATGCTCTCGACAAACACACCGGTGAACTCCTCTGGCAGACCGATCTGGAGGTGGGGCATGGGGAACGGCCGGTGGCGTACCTGGACGGCTATCTCTACCACGCCAAGGGCGGCGCGCTCCACGTAGTGGACGCCCAAACCGGCGAGATTGTCATCTCCAGGATGCTGGGGCCGGACAAGAGCAGCGTCCGGGTCGCCAGCGCCGGGGCCGGGGCGGTGTTTGTGCAGACCAACCAACATTTGTATTGCTACGAGCCGTACCAGCCGGGAGAGGAATAA
- a CDS encoding PQQ-binding-like beta-propeller repeat protein — MKQIRGFQPEIGWIFVMETKKRNTILLLSLVFAIFLQCKIDLPIDDDEDEHLPPKRLALRWEYKYEKGAGFLTLSPTVVSDSTIVFSGAPMLESLTILNGRLLWQSNLHNDMSLQSDHLLYNNEILVAPQTDRVLVWDRKSGNSIWNYLVPKEDVGSVGLYYNALEGNCFYLAGTSTVQKIQLLDGLSWSTRFYQRIVAVLVQDTLVYASTFKSDNRKDGAYEIGNVISIHAVTGDSLWAYSISGSAPSYTAPLLGDGTTIYVGSNSASGKHTDIFRTYAIDAHDGDLVWKTSEEVFTYHHILIGDTIYGNDGLGLYALDKHTGDLLWQTDLEVGHGERPVAYWDGYLYHAKGGALHVVDARTGEIVIHKMLGPDKSSVRVASAGAGAVFVQTNQHLYCYEPYQPGEE, encoded by the coding sequence ATGAAACAGATCCGTGGGTTTCAGCCAGAGATTGGATGGATATTCGTTATGGAAACTAAAAAGAGGAATACAATATTACTGTTGTCTCTCGTATTTGCCATCTTTCTTCAGTGTAAAATTGATTTGCCGATCGATGATGATGAAGATGAGCACCTCCCACCGAAGCGTTTAGCGCTTCGGTGGGAGTATAAATACGAAAAAGGGGCCGGATTCCTGACTTTATCTCCAACTGTTGTTTCGGATTCAACTATTGTTTTTTCTGGTGCACCAATGTTGGAATCCTTGACAATCCTGAATGGCCGCCTTCTTTGGCAAAGTAATTTACATAATGACATGAGTTTACAGAGTGATCATTTGCTATATAATAACGAGATACTGGTTGCTCCCCAAACTGACCGTGTACTTGTATGGGACAGGAAGTCTGGAAATAGTATTTGGAATTATTTAGTTCCAAAAGAAGATGTCGGCTCTGTTGGCTTATATTACAATGCTTTAGAGGGTAATTGTTTCTATTTAGCGGGAACCTCTACTGTTCAGAAAATCCAATTATTAGATGGTCTTTCGTGGTCAACTCGATTTTATCAACGGATAGTGGCAGTATTAGTTCAAGACACGCTCGTCTACGCTAGTACTTTTAAAAGTGATAACCGTAAAGATGGAGCCTATGAAATTGGGAACGTTATCAGTATTCATGCTGTAACTGGTGATTCACTTTGGGCGTATTCCATTTCTGGCTCTGCCCCAAGTTATACAGCACCATTGTTAGGGGACGGGACTACCATTTATGTTGGCTCAAATAGCGCAAGTGGAAAACATACGGATATTTTCCGTACCTACGCCATCGATGCGCATGACGGTGACCTGGTCTGGAAAACCAGTGAGGAAGTCTTCACCTACCACCACATTCTGATTGGCGATACCATCTACGGCAACGACGGTCTTGGCTTGTATGCGCTCGACAAACACACCGGCGACCTCCTCTGGCAGACCGATCTGGAGGTGGGGCATGGGGAACGGCCGGTGGCGTACTGGGACGGCTATCTCTACCACGCCAAGGGTGGCGCGCTTCACGTCGTGGACGCCCGGACCGGCGAGATCGTCATTCACAAAATGCTGGGGCCGGACAAAAGCAGCGTACGGGTGGCCAGCGCCGGGGCCGGGGCGGTGTTCGTGCAGACCAACCAACATTTGTATTGCTACGAGCCGTACCAGCCGGGAGAGGAATAA